AAGCCAAAAAGGGCTTAAGCGTTTTGTGCTTATTCCATTACTAATTAATATTTTATTATTTGGTAGCTCATTATTTTTTTTATTTGGTTGGTTAAGTGATAGCTTTAGCTACATAAACAATATGCTTCCTGAGTGGTTAAGCTGGTTAGAGTGGTTAATGTGGCCTATTGCTGTTCTGGTTGTCCTATTTAGCTACAGTATGATATTTACGGTGATCACCAACTTTATTGCAGCACCGTTTAATGGGCTTCTCAGCGAAAAAGTAGAGCTTTATTTAACGGGCCAAAAAATTAATGACGATGGCTTTGCCGATATAGTAAAAGACATACCGCGTATGGTTGGCAGAGAGTGGACTAAGCTGTGTTACTACCTGCCACGCGCGATTGGATTTTTTATATTGTTATGGGTTTTACCCGTAATTGGCCAAGTTTTGTGGGTTTTATTTACTTGTTGGATGTACGCAGTGCAGTATAAGGATTTTGCCTTTGATAACCATAAAATTGGCTTTAAGCAAATGAAAGACGATTTAAAGTCAAAACAAGGCTTGTCTTACGGATTTGGTTTTGCTGTTATGCTGCTCACTGCTATTCCATTTATCAATTTAATTGTTATGCCTGTCGCTGTGTGCGGAGCCACACGTTTATGGGTTGATAACTACCGCCCTAAATATAGAGCAAGCTAATCACTTACTTTAAATTTAAAAAAAAGCACCTAAGGTGCTTTTTTTAGAGCTAAATTAGTTTAAATGCTGTGTAAGATAATTTAGCTCTTTTGGGCAACGGCGACTCGTTACTACTAAGTGGCTCAAAGTCTGTAATTAATAACGAAAATGCCTGCTTATTAAAAGTCACCGTTGTTGCTTTACCTAACGCTGCTTTAAAGGTTAATTGTTGATTAAACAGTTTTAGATCCCCACTTTCTAATTGCTCTACGTATAAATAGTGAGTGTGTGAAGGCAACTTTAACCTCACTACGTTTAGGCTACTTTGTTCTTGTACTGCCAGCCATTGGTTATTTTTAAAAAGCGTATTAAAGCGCGTTACTCCCTCTGGCTGCAATATTGAGTCATGAGTTATCAAACAACTGCTACAACCGCTAACGCGTCGTTGTTGCCAGTTAATTTTTGAACCTTTGAAATAAAGCGCGTTAGTTAGCAACCATTCACTGTTGGCTGAGCTGTTGTTCTGCTTAGGTAAATTTACATTACTACATGCGCTTAATAAGCTTATTAGTAAGCTAAAAACGACCCAAGCTTTAAAACGTTTATAAACCACGGCTATTGCTCTTTAATTGCTTTTATTTGCTCAAGTACCTCGGCACTTGGTGGCGCTTCTTTAATATAGCTAGGTAAAGGGCTCACCTCTGAATGCGTACTTTGCAGCAGATTTAATCTACCACGTGTGGTATTTGCGACCCCGAATCGATTACCTGCACTTTGAGCATAAAATTGCAGATCAATCATTCCCCACTCATCAACATCGGTTAAAATTGTAATCTGTGAATCTTGGTTAGCATCAAAGTTAGTTAAAGTCTCACCTATAAGGGCATTACAATTATAATCCACAGCGGTTGAGCCGGCTCTTTTTAGGCCTTCAGTTTCATCAATCGTACTCTCATTTATATCTGCAGAGCTGCCATTTGAGTAATCTATAATAAAATCATCTGTTGAACCGGTTTGGTTATTTGTACTCGGTGCAATATCACAATTAACATTGTTGGTATAAAACCTGTCGTAGTATCTATCTCCCTCATTATTACCAATGCTTGAAAGCCCTGTTAATTGATATAGGTAATTCATAGAGCTTAAGTGATTTGGCTTAAAGTTAACCTCTTCATCACCGCCATGATACAGCCCTAGGTTGTGCCCAAGTTCATGAAAAATTGTCGATGCTTGGTAGTTGTTCGTTACATTTTGCGATACCTGATCATCAACAGATAACCCCCAACCACCCATAGTAAGCATTAAGTCGTTACCATTAATTTCAGCAATACCTGAGCCACTTATGCTACCGTCGCTATTACCGCTATTCGCCATTAATAAGTAGTGAAAAATAGGTCTGCGCCTTGTATCTGCATATTCCATTTTATAAGCAAATAAATTTGCCGTGCCTTGGTCATATTCAAACGGGGTGTAATCATTAAAAGGCACAGTAGTGCCACCACCTAGGTCAAAGTTTTCAACTGAAGTACCTGTACTTTGGTCAAATAAATCACCCACATCAAAGTGCACGGTGTAACCGTTATTGTTAAAAACGCTAATCACTTTTTCAATTGCGATGCGCTGTGGGGTAATACCTATATCGGTACTGTCCATGTAATCAACTTCAATGAAAATATCTTTTTGGTTTGCTCTGGCGCCCCATTCATATAGTGGGAGGCCACCAAATGTGCTTCCTTCGAGTTCGCTACAATCAGGGATGCCGTCTAAATCATCATCGGTAATACAAGTAACATCATTTTGCCCAGCAGGTGTATTAAAAACACTGTAACTCCAATCAGTTGCTTGGTTTGTATCGGTTACCTCAAGGCTGCGTTTTAAGCTTGCGCCCTGCTCTGCACTCATTGATGGTGCATTATCGCCTTGCCACTGCGACGCGCTAACCGGTTGCTGGCTAGAATTACCAAATTTAACAAAGTCGATTGTTTGCGTTGCGCCACTATTTAATAGCTCAGCAAAGCCATTAATGTACCAATAAGGTCGTATTTCATCGCTTTGGTTGCCTATAAGGACTATTTTAGGATTATTGAGCGCGGCAGCTGATAAAAACTCATCGCCAAACCGACTTTGCAATAAAATATAATCACCGTTTTCTAATACTTTGCTGGGTAATGTAAATACCTGTTCGGCACTCACAGTGCTGTCGAGCATATTAATAGCGCGTGTTTTTAACGCGTAGTTTTGTAAATTAACGTCGGCCCCTGTGCCGTTGTAAACTTCAACCCAAGGTATGTCGTTAGTAAATTGCACCGATATAAGTTCGGTAATTTTTAAATCCTGCGATGATGTTGTAAATTCGGTTATTTGTGCCGCAGTTACTGCTGTCGCAGAAAAATTAATAAGCGCATCGCTCATACGTACTTTATAAAGCGTGTTTTGTGCAAAACTAGCCGTTAAATTAACACCTTGGAAGTATTCACTGGTGTCACTTGTGGTACCTGATAAACTTTCTATGTTAAGTGATAAACAACTAGCAAAATCGTCATCCGACACTTGTATGCTGCCTGTACATGCCCCCGCGTTGGTATTTACTGATAAAGAGGAAGTTTGCATAACATCTGAAAAGGTAATGCTAATAGGCGTGTCGACTAGCACAGGTGTGTCTGGTCCACTTGGCGTAATAGCATTAACCGTGGCGGGAGTGGTATCTACAATTGTTGTGTTGAGTAAAAATTCTGCGCTGTCTTCACCATCGCTGGCTGTGAGAGTGTAACTTTTTGCGGTAATGCTGTTTGTAGGTGGAGTAAAACTAAACCGTAATGCCTGAGCATCAATTACATTTACCTCTGCGCCTTCTAAATCTTCTGGGAAGGTAATTTGCACTGTGTCACCATCGGCATCACTTACATCTAAACTAAACTCCGCACTTTGGTTGTACTGCACTTCAACATTTACATCATTAGCAATTGGCGCATTATTTGGTGGTATTGCTATAACCGTTATTTGCGCACTATTTGTTGCGCTATCATTGTCGGTAACGGTTACTAAAAATGTAATATTTGTATTTTCGGCTACAGTTGGCGCGTTAAAAGTTATACTTGAGCTTGTTTGTGTAAAATCGACAACGGGGCCGTTGGTTTGCTGCCAATTTATACTAGTGATTGTGCCGTCGCTATCTTGAGCTGTTGCTGTTAATGTAACTGGCTCGTTTTGCATAGCCTGTGTCGGGCCTGCTAATGTAATTGTAGGCGAGCTATTAAGTTGTGTTATTAGTACAGTTTTACTTGCTTGTGCTGTTGCCCCTAAATTATCTGTAACCGTAACGCTAAAACCGACTGTTTCATTTTCACTTACATTGGGCGCAGTAAACGTTAACGTGCCCTGCGCTTGAGTAAACTCTACTGCATCTCCCGCCGATTGAACCCATGTAATACTACTAATAGTGCCATCGGTATCTTGGGCATTAGCCATTAAACTCACTTCGGTATTAGCAAGTGCGCTACTTGGGCCTGTGATATTAACGGTAGGTGTAGAATTTTGAACTGTAATAGTGCCTGAAAAAACTTGCTCAGTTGTTGAGTCTTCATTATCAGTCACAGTCACTGAAAAGCTAAAATCAGTATCAGAGTCAACACTGGGTGCTGTTACGCTAAGCACATTACCATTAGCTGTAAATGTAAACTCAGGGCCAGATAGCTGCTGCCATTGATAATTCGCTATCTGTCCATCGCTGTCACTTGCTTGTGCGGTAATTGTAAAGGTTTGGTTTGCAACAATAACAGTACTACTAGCATTAATACTAACTACTGGGGCGGCATTGCCTGATGAAGAGTCGTCGCTATCACTGCCGCCTCCTCCGCATCCGCTAATTAAAAGTGATAATAAAGTTAAACCTAACCATTTATATATATTTTTTAATACCACTTTTATGCCTCTATGATTTAGCTATACAAATTTTGGGGCACCTTAATAACGTTTAAATGAACGGTAATTTCCTCACGATCATGATACAAATGCTTAGCTTGTAGCTCATAGGTTATACCGTATTTGCTCAGCTCTTCTTTGATCATTGTTAGGCATTCATAAACACTATCAAAGCGTTTTTTCATTGGCAGCTTTAAGTTAAATATAAGCTCTTTGGCGTATGCATTTACTGCCCAGTCAATCATTAGGTTAGTCACTTTGGTTGGTTTTTCCACCATATCGCACACTAACCAGTTAATATTTCTTTTTTCTGGACGATATTTAAACCCATCGGCTCTAAAATGTTTAACTTGCCCTGTTTGCATTAAATCATCGTTCATCGGGCCATTGTCTATTGCACTTACAAACATACCTCGGCGAACCAACTGATAAGTCCAGCCACCTGGGCAGGCGCCTAAATCGACTCCTCGCATTCCTGGTTGTACTCTCTCTTCACGCTCTTTTTCAGGAATAAATACGTTAAAGGCTTCGTCTAATTTAAGTGTTGAACGGCTTGGCCCGTCGCTTGGCATTCGTAAGCGCAAAATACCCATAAAAAACGGTGAGTTATTATAACTATAAGAATAGCCAACATAAGCGGTGTTGTTTGCCAAAAATAATACATGCATAACCGGGCGGTTTGCTTTGGGCTCACGCAATACCGTATTTTGTTTTTCGAGTGCTTTTTTAAGTGGCGTTGATATTTTTTTACAAAAAGTAAGTAGCTCTTTGCCTTCATTGGTGTCTGGCGTTTCAACGCGTAACTCGCTGCACAGAGGAAAGTCTTTAGCGGCTTCTTTTACAGCGGTAACACGGTCTTCCACTGGCATATTTTCAATCAAGGTACCGGCAAACCATTGCCGTGCAAATACCATATTTTTAAAGTCGACCTTTTTGATTATTTCGTCGCTGTGCTGCGCTTCAAAACATTCATAAATAACGTAGCCGGTATTTGGTTTCGCTTTTACATAACCTGCAAAACCTTGCTCGGCAGCATGAAACGTTATTTCAGCAGCGGCATCGTTTTCAAAACCACTACGACAGTAAATCACAACACTAGACATATTAACCCTTAAACTCTTTAAAACTTAAATCGTGCAACTTGCACTAAAATAACTACCCAACCAATTATAAAACACAACCCACCTAAAGGGGTTATAGGTCCTAACCACTTCATTCCGCTAAGTGCTAATAAATACAAACTACCACTAAAAAGCAGTGTACCGGCAATAAAAAAGCCGCCAGCTATATTTAAATTAATGCCCCACTTTATAAGCACCGCAACCGCAATTAATGCTAAACCATGAACCATTTGATATTCAGCTGCCGTTTTAAATACCCCTAACGAATAGTCAGTTAAACGACTTTTTAAGCCATGTGCAGCAAAAGCCCCTAACATAACCGATAGCATGCAGAATAAGCTTCCTGCTATTAAAAATAGTTTTATCATTATCACCCCACTGTATTTTTCATAAATTCCACAGCGGCTAAAGCCGCTGCTTCCCTATTTTGTTGCTCTGTAAAACCACTTTTTTTACGAGGCTTAAGCGAGTGGTCGCCATCATTTAGCCATACATATTCTGGTTGCTTTGGCATAAGCATACTTTTAAGTTCTTCGCGCGTGCCAAAGGTGTCGCGCTCGCCTTGCAGCACTAAAAATGGGCAAGGTATATCGGCAAAATGTTCAGTACGTAGTTTTTCAGGTTTCCCCGGTGGATGAAACGGATAACCAAACGCCAGTACACCTGCAATAGTGTGTGCTGATGAACACGCAAGCATTGAAGCCATTCGCCCGCCCATTGATTTACCACCGATGAAAAGCGGTAGATTTGGCTGCGCTTGAGTTAGTATTTGCTCATAGTAAGCTAATAATTTAGGTGCTCGCTCTGGTGGCCTGCGTTTATTCGTTTGCTTTGCTATCTGCATGTATTCAAAATCAAACAAACCAACGTCAATGCCTTGCTCGCTAATAAGTTTAGCCATGTGCTGCATAAAATCAGAGTCGCTACCAGCACCTGCACCGTGTGCAAATATAAACTGTGCTTTAGTTGGCTGTACCTTACTTTTAAACCATTCAATCATTGTTAGTACTCTTGTTCTTGTTCTACTAAGCTCAACATCCAATCTTTAAACGATACGATTTTTCCAAGCTCAGTTTGTGATTCGCGAATAACTAAGTAATACGCATTTTTACTCTCTAAACTGTGGCTAAATGGAATAACTAAGCGCCCTGCGTCTATATCTGGCTTAGCAAGTACACTATTGCCAATAGCCACGCCTTGACCATGCACCGCCGCTTGTAACACCATAGATGAGTGACTAAATATAGGCCCCTGATTTACTTGTACGTTGCGCACACCAGCGGTTTTCATCCACGTTTTCCAATTACGTCGGGTGGTGTCGTGCAATAGAGTATGTTGTGCTAAATCACTGGGCTGGTTAAGTGGCTTATGCCCGCTTAATAACAACGGGCTACATAAAGGTACTAGGTACTCTGTATGTAATTTGTAAGTTTGTACTCCACTCCAATGCCCTCTGCCATAATAAATAGCAATATCTACGTCATCGGTTAGCGAGTTTTCATCTTGGTCTTGCGCTTTTATTCGCACGTCTATTTCGGGGTGGAGTTCATTAAATAAACTTAAACGCGGAACCAACCATTGAATTGCAAAACTTGGCGTAAGGCTTACGGTAAGTGAGCCTTTGGCACCTCGGGCAAGCAGCTTTTCGGTCGCATCAATTAGCTGTGTAAAAATCTCTTTTATGTCTAAAAAGTAACCTTGGCCTTCTTCGGTTAATAATAACGAGCGATTTTTACGTAAAAAAAGCTTTAGACCTAAGTGCTCTTCAAGAGTTTTGATTTGATGGCTGACAGCCGCTTGCGTTACATAAAGCTCTTCTGCCGCTTTGGTAAAACTTAAATGGCGCGCAGCCGCTTCAAAGGCTTTAAGTGCGTTTAATGGAGGGACCCGTCTTGACATAGTAACCAAGCTTAGAATTAGTTTTTCTTATGCGTAAGATTATATACAGCATCTAGGTGTGTGTATATTAATGGCATAAAAAAAGCGACCTTAGTCGCTTTAATTAACTACCTTAAAGGTAAATTACTATAAATCGCTTGCGCTGGTATCAAGTGGTGCAAAGCTTTTAATTAAATCATCTACCGCTTTCATTTGCGATAAGTACCCTTCTAATTTGCTAAGCGCTAGCGCACATGGGCCATCACACTTTGCTTCATTAGGATTAGGGTGCGCTTCGATAAATAAGCCAGCAATACCTAATGCCATACCACTGCGCGCAAGTTCAGCCGCTTGAGCACGACGCCCGTCTGCAGAGTCTGCTCGCCCACCTGGGCGTTGCAATGCATGGGTTGCATCAAAAATAACCGGTGCCATGGTTTTCATGTCATCCATACCAAGCATATCAACGACTAAATTATTATAGCCAAAGCTTGAACCACGCTCACATAATGCAACGTTGTTATTACCCGCTTCATTAAATTTAGTAATGATATGACGCATTTCGTGTGGTGCTAAAAACTGTGGTTTTTTCACGTTTATAATTGCGCCAGTTTTAGCCATAGCAACAACAAGATCTGTTTGGCGTGCTAAAAAGGCGGGTAACTGAATTACATCAACCACTTCAGCTACAGGCGCTGCTTGGTGTGGTTCATGTACATCAGTAATTAGCGGAATATTAAAAGTATTTTTTATCTCTTCAAATATTTTTAAGCCTTCTTCCATACCTGGACCACGGTAAGAATTTATTGATGAGCGATTTGCTTTATCAAATGATGCTTTAAAAACATAAGGGATATTTAATTTAGTTGTCACTTCAACATAGTGCTCTGCAATGCGCATTGCTAAGTCGCGTGACTCTAATACGTTCATACCACCAAACAATACAAATGGCTTATCGTTTGCCAGTTCAATGCTATTAATATTAATTACTTGGTTATTCATTTAAATTCCTTAAGGTGCAACTGCTTGCATCATTAATCCACAAATATAAGCCATGTACGTGCCTACACCATAACCTAAAACAGCTAATAATACGCCTACAGGTGCAAGCGATGGGTGAAACGCAGAGGCAACAACGGGTGCCGATGCTGCACCACCTACATTTGCTTGTGAGCCTACTGCCATATAAAACAATGGTGCTTTAATCACTTTAGCCACTATTAGCATTAAGCTTGCGTGAGTAAGCATCCAAATAGCGCCTATTAAAAATAGCCCTGGGTTACTAAATATAGCGGTTACATTCATGTGTAAACCAATGGATGCCACTAAAATATATAAAAAGCTCGACGCTACTTTTGATGCGCCAAACGCCTCTATTTGTCTTACTTTAGTAAATGATAAACTAATACCAATAGTGGTTGAAATAACAATCAACCAAAAGAATTTACTATTTAAACTGTATTCTTTTGCCCAAGCATAGTTGTTAGCAAAAAATGGCCCTAAAAAGTCTGCACAAAAATGCGCAAGTCCGGTAATACCAAAAGCAATCGCTATAATGGTCATGTAGTCATTCAGTGTTGGCATACGAGCGTGCTCTGCATGATATTTTTCAACACGATTTTTTAAATCTTCAATTGCCGTGGTATCAGCGCCAGTGGCTGCATCAATTTTTTTATGATTAGCCGCCATTAGTAATAAAACAGCCATCCAAATGTTCGCCACAATTACATCAACTGTTACCATTACAGAGAATATATCACCGCCTACTTCAAACATTTCTTTCATAGAGGCTTGGTTTGCACCACCGCCAATCCAGCTGCCTGCTACGGTTGTCATACCGCGCCAAACCGCCTCTGGGCCATGCCCGCCCACTAAATCTGGGTTAAATACACTCACGACCAAAATAGATAATGGCCCACCAACTACAATACCCAGTGTACCCACCAAAAACATAATAAGCGCTTTAGGGCCTAAATTTAAAATTGCTTTTAAATCAATACTTATCGTTAATAATATTAAACATGCAGGCAGTAAGTAGCGTGATGCCACGTAATAAACGTTTGAGCTATGCCCATCAACAATACCAAAGGTATTTAATAATGACGGTAAAAAGTAGCACAGTAATAACGCCGGTACGTATTTGTAAAATGCTTTTAGTTTTGGGTTTTCACTGCTTGAGGTTTTAAAAATAAACCCCAAAATAATAGCAAGTAAACCAAGTACAACAGCATCATTAGTAATTAATGCAGTGTGGGTGTCAGCCATAGTTATTCCTATTCTTAATGGTGTGTTTTATTATTATCTTCTAGCTCTTCTATTTGATGCTGAATAATCTCAATAGCCGGGTCATCCGGACATTCATCAATAAAAAACTGTAAGTCATCGCGTGCCATTTTAGGACAATCTAACTGATTGAGTAAGTAACCTCTGTC
The sequence above is drawn from the Pseudoalteromonas espejiana DSM 9414 genome and encodes:
- the cysZ gene encoding sulfate transporter CysZ, with translation MEYFFSGFKLISQKGLKRFVLIPLLINILLFGSSLFFLFGWLSDSFSYINNMLPEWLSWLEWLMWPIAVLVVLFSYSMIFTVITNFIAAPFNGLLSEKVELYLTGQKINDDGFADIVKDIPRMVGREWTKLCYYLPRAIGFFILLWVLPVIGQVLWVLFTCWMYAVQYKDFAFDNHKIGFKQMKDDLKSKQGLSYGFGFAVMLLTAIPFINLIVMPVAVCGATRLWVDNYRPKYRAS
- a CDS encoding PKD domain-containing protein, whose translation is MVLKNIYKWLGLTLLSLLISGCGGGGSDSDDSSSGNAAPVVSINASSTVIVANQTFTITAQASDSDGQIANYQWQQLSGPEFTFTANGNVLSVTAPSVDSDTDFSFSVTVTDNEDSTTEQVFSGTITVQNSTPTVNITGPSSALANTEVSLMANAQDTDGTISSITWVQSAGDAVEFTQAQGTLTFTAPNVSENETVGFSVTVTDNLGATAQASKTVLITQLNSSPTITLAGPTQAMQNEPVTLTATAQDSDGTITSINWQQTNGPVVDFTQTSSSITFNAPTVAENTNITFLVTVTDNDSATNSAQITVIAIPPNNAPIANDVNVEVQYNQSAEFSLDVSDADGDTVQITFPEDLEGAEVNVIDAQALRFSFTPPTNSITAKSYTLTASDGEDSAEFLLNTTIVDTTPATVNAITPSGPDTPVLVDTPISITFSDVMQTSSLSVNTNAGACTGSIQVSDDDFASCLSLNIESLSGTTSDTSEYFQGVNLTASFAQNTLYKVRMSDALINFSATAVTAAQITEFTTSSQDLKITELISVQFTNDIPWVEVYNGTGADVNLQNYALKTRAINMLDSTVSAEQVFTLPSKVLENGDYILLQSRFGDEFLSAAALNNPKIVLIGNQSDEIRPYWYINGFAELLNSGATQTIDFVKFGNSSQQPVSASQWQGDNAPSMSAEQGASLKRSLEVTDTNQATDWSYSVFNTPAGQNDVTCITDDDLDGIPDCSELEGSTFGGLPLYEWGARANQKDIFIEVDYMDSTDIGITPQRIAIEKVISVFNNNGYTVHFDVGDLFDQSTGTSVENFDLGGGTTVPFNDYTPFEYDQGTANLFAYKMEYADTRRRPIFHYLLMANSGNSDGSISGSGIAEINGNDLMLTMGGWGLSVDDQVSQNVTNNYQASTIFHELGHNLGLYHGGDEEVNFKPNHLSSMNYLYQLTGLSSIGNNEGDRYYDRFYTNNVNCDIAPSTNNQTGSTDDFIIDYSNGSSADINESTIDETEGLKRAGSTAVDYNCNALIGETLTNFDANQDSQITILTDVDEWGMIDLQFYAQSAGNRFGVANTTRGRLNLLQSTHSEVSPLPSYIKEAPPSAEVLEQIKAIKEQ
- the rlmM gene encoding 23S rRNA (cytidine(2498)-2'-O)-methyltransferase RlmM, whose product is MSSVVIYCRSGFENDAAAEITFHAAEQGFAGYVKAKPNTGYVIYECFEAQHSDEIIKKVDFKNMVFARQWFAGTLIENMPVEDRVTAVKEAAKDFPLCSELRVETPDTNEGKELLTFCKKISTPLKKALEKQNTVLREPKANRPVMHVLFLANNTAYVGYSYSYNNSPFFMGILRLRMPSDGPSRSTLKLDEAFNVFIPEKEREERVQPGMRGVDLGACPGGWTYQLVRRGMFVSAIDNGPMNDDLMQTGQVKHFRADGFKYRPEKRNINWLVCDMVEKPTKVTNLMIDWAVNAYAKELIFNLKLPMKKRFDSVYECLTMIKEELSKYGITYELQAKHLYHDREEITVHLNVIKVPQNLYS
- a CDS encoding DUF423 domain-containing protein, producing MIKLFLIAGSLFCMLSVMLGAFAAHGLKSRLTDYSLGVFKTAAEYQMVHGLALIAVAVLIKWGINLNIAGGFFIAGTLLFSGSLYLLALSGMKWLGPITPLGGLCFIIGWVVILVQVARFKF
- a CDS encoding alpha/beta family hydrolase; this encodes MIEWFKSKVQPTKAQFIFAHGAGAGSDSDFMQHMAKLISEQGIDVGLFDFEYMQIAKQTNKRRPPERAPKLLAYYEQILTQAQPNLPLFIGGKSMGGRMASMLACSSAHTIAGVLAFGYPFHPPGKPEKLRTEHFADIPCPFLVLQGERDTFGTREELKSMLMPKQPEYVWLNDGDHSLKPRKKSGFTEQQNREAAALAAVEFMKNTVG
- a CDS encoding transcriptional regulator GcvA, with translation MSRRVPPLNALKAFEAAARHLSFTKAAEELYVTQAAVSHQIKTLEEHLGLKLFLRKNRSLLLTEEGQGYFLDIKEIFTQLIDATEKLLARGAKGSLTVSLTPSFAIQWLVPRLSLFNELHPEIDVRIKAQDQDENSLTDDVDIAIYYGRGHWSGVQTYKLHTEYLVPLCSPLLLSGHKPLNQPSDLAQHTLLHDTTRRNWKTWMKTAGVRNVQVNQGPIFSHSSMVLQAAVHGQGVAIGNSVLAKPDIDAGRLVIPFSHSLESKNAYYLVIRESQTELGKIVSFKDWMLSLVEQEQEY
- the kdsA gene encoding 3-deoxy-8-phosphooctulonate synthase gives rise to the protein MNNQVININSIELANDKPFVLFGGMNVLESRDLAMRIAEHYVEVTTKLNIPYVFKASFDKANRSSINSYRGPGMEEGLKIFEEIKNTFNIPLITDVHEPHQAAPVAEVVDVIQLPAFLARQTDLVVAMAKTGAIINVKKPQFLAPHEMRHIITKFNEAGNNNVALCERGSSFGYNNLVVDMLGMDDMKTMAPVIFDATHALQRPGGRADSADGRRAQAAELARSGMALGIAGLFIEAHPNPNEAKCDGPCALALSKLEGYLSQMKAVDDLIKSFAPLDTSASDL
- a CDS encoding DUF819 domain-containing protein, with amino-acid sequence MADTHTALITNDAVVLGLLAIILGFIFKTSSSENPKLKAFYKYVPALLLCYFLPSLLNTFGIVDGHSSNVYYVASRYLLPACLILLTISIDLKAILNLGPKALIMFLVGTLGIVVGGPLSILVVSVFNPDLVGGHGPEAVWRGMTTVAGSWIGGGANQASMKEMFEVGGDIFSVMVTVDVIVANIWMAVLLLMAANHKKIDAATGADTTAIEDLKNRVEKYHAEHARMPTLNDYMTIIAIAFGITGLAHFCADFLGPFFANNYAWAKEYSLNSKFFWLIVISTTIGISLSFTKVRQIEAFGASKVASSFLYILVASIGLHMNVTAIFSNPGLFLIGAIWMLTHASLMLIVAKVIKAPLFYMAVGSQANVGGAASAPVVASAFHPSLAPVGVLLAVLGYGVGTYMAYICGLMMQAVAP